In Candidatus Poribacteria bacterium, the DNA window ACCAAAACCTAACAAAAATGTCAATAACTTACACAATGTAAACACTACCTAAAAATTATACCCATGAAAAAGACGAGTTTGAAATTTTAACTGAACTCCAACACTTCGGCGGTTATACCAATCTAATAGATTTTACGACTGATAGCCACATCGCCCTCTTTTTCGCATGTAACGGTTCCCTGGGAGAACCCGGCAGAATTATCTTATTACAAAGAACTGAAGAGATACAGAAAAAATATCAAATCGAAAAACCTCGGAACCCTCAAAACCGCATCATCGCGCAAAAAAGCATATTCGTTCGACCACCAAAGGGTTTTATCGAACCAGAGCAGTTCGCAGAAGTCAACATCCCCGAATTGCTCAAGGGACCAATATTAGATCATCTGCAAAAACAGCACGATATTTCAACACAAACTGTTTACAACGACCTCCATGGGCTTATTAGAAACCAGAACACTCACCTGAAGGAATGCATAGAAGTTTACAATGCCGAAACAGAACCGAAGAAAGATGTCTTTCAGATTGAATCGTCTCAACCCAGGAAGGAAAAGGAGACATAAAACATGCAGACACAAGTAGAACAGACACCCTACGATAGCACCATTGAGCGCTTTAACCAAGCAATTGATCGGAGACCCACTTTTGCACAAGGCTATAACTATCGGGGTATAGCTTATGGGAATAAAGGTGAAATTGACCGCGCCATTGAAGACTTCAACACAGCGATTAGACGCAAGGAAAACTATGCCGAGGCATACAGCAATCGAGGGGCAGCTTACCGCATGAAAGGGAACTATGACCGCGCTTTTGAAGATTGTAACACAGCGATTAGACTTGATCCAAATTTGCCAGAAGCATATAACAACCGTGGAATAGTTTATAAACTCAAAGGTGAGATAAATCATGCCCTTAAAGACTATAAGACTGCCATAAAACTTGATCCAAGTTTTGCTTATGCCTACTACAATCGTGGTATTGTTTACTATGAAAGCGAAGAGTATGATCTTGCAATTATAGATTATACCAAAGCAATGGAATTGAGACCCGACCTTGTCGATCCTTATAACAATCGCGGGAATGCCTACAGTAAAAAAGGCGAGTATGAGCGCGCCATTAAAGATTATGACGCAGCGATAGAACGCAACACCGATTTAGCAGAGCCATACTACAATCGCGGTATGATGTTCGTACGCTTGCAAGAATGGGAAAAAGCCAAAGAAGATCTTACGACTGCCAGAGATAAGCAGG includes these proteins:
- a CDS encoding tetratricopeptide repeat protein, whose translation is MQTQVEQTPYDSTIERFNQAIDRRPTFAQGYNYRGIAYGNKGEIDRAIEDFNTAIRRKENYAEAYSNRGAAYRMKGNYDRAFEDCNTAIRLDPNLPEAYNNRGIVYKLKGEINHALKDYKTAIKLDPSFAYAYYNRGIVYYESEEYDLAIIDYTKAMELRPDLVDPYNNRGNAYSKKGEYERAIKDYDAAIERNTDLAEPYYNRGMMFVRLQEWEKAKEDLTTARDKQENIIIEQFHKDYQNVADFEQKHSVKLPENILALLPPP